The genomic region GGTGACGTGGGAGCCGGCGTCTTTTAGCATCTCCAGCACGAGCTCGTCGAAGTAAATCTCCCCACAGTTATCGGTCAGATATGTTACTTTCCCGTTCTGGGCCAGCCCCATGATGGCATCGGTATCGTCCACGTCCAGGCCCCTCCCCATCTCCTCCTTGAAGAGCGCCTCGAAGCCGCCTATGTCCACCTGGTGCTCCTGCAGCCCAAAGTCGAAGTTGTTCCCTACGATGGAGGCGAGCACGGCGAGCCTGAACCGGTCGCGCTCAGGCGCCCCTGCTATTGCCTTTCTCACCGAGGGCATCATCTTAGAGGCGATGGCATTGCTTTGCGCTTTCATCTCCCTGTAGGGGTCATCGTCCCCCAGGATGCCATACACTTTACGATGAATACCCGTGGAAACATCAGTAGCCCTGACGCCCTCCCTGAAGTGCTCGCTCAGATAGTCAAGGCCGCCCTGTACGGCCTTAAAGATGAGAGCCTCATCCTTCGTGGAAAGCCGGGCCTCGTACAATACACGGTTCAACAGGCAGGGGGCGCATCTCGGGTCAGACTTCATGAGTATCGTTGTAGTGCTGAAGGGCCATATATGCTTTTTCGATGCAATTTCTATGTTGAATCATTATGGCTGGGTAGACGGTTTAGCACGAAAAAGACATGATCAGGCAGATGGTTCTTTTATTTTGAGGCTAAAGGGGGGCTTCGCTTTGCTTTTAACTCGAGCGCTCCGCGCGGTCACTAGAGCGCTCCGCGCGGTCACTAGAGCGCTCCGCGCGGCGCGCCCCCTCAGTCATAGTAAAAGAAGATGTGGTGCCAACCATCCACTATCACATAAAACCCCCTTCAATCACAGGAGTAAAAAAGATGCCAAAGCCATTAAGGCCTGGCATCATTTGGGCTTCTGGGCCTCTTGCGTAGAGGCGATGGCGGCCCGCTCATCCTTGACGAAAGGCATCCACCAGTTATACTTCTTGAGAAGAACCATGATGGATGGCACGACCACCAGCCTCATGAGCGTGGCGTCCATGAGGATGGCCAGGCACAACACGAAGCCGAACTCCTTGAGCATTATCGTGCCCGAGATCATCATGGAGCCGAAGGCGGCCGCCATCACCAGACCGCACAGGGTGATTATGGTGCCCGTGGACTCGACAGCGTGCTCGATGGCCTCCTCATCGCTCCTGCCCTTGAACGCCTCCTCCCTTATCCTGCTCACCAGGAAAATGTCATAGTCCACCCCCAGCCCCATGAGCACGCAGAACAGTATTATGGGCAGTATCCAGTAGACAGAGGCGTTAAGCCAGACCTGGAACACCAGGATAAAGATGGCGAGCGTCCACGCGATGCTGAGGAGCAGGGTGGTAATCAGCCTGGCGGGGGTGAAAAGGGAGCGTAAGAGCAGCATGAGCACGATGAATATCCCTATGAGCACGACGGGTATGACCAGGCTATACTTGTCGGTACATAGCCTCTGGTACTCGTATGTCCCAACCGCCCCGCCTCCCATGAGCAGCGTGGTCCCCGCGCCCTCGCTGGCCTGGTAAGCCTTAAGCTTTTCCTTGATTTCGTCTATGGCCTTCTGCGAGCTCAACGAGAACGGCGACCCGTTGAACGCCACGTAAATAAGCGTGGTCCTGCCATCGGCTCCTATGCTATCGTTCATGTAGTCCTCGTAGAACTCCTTCTCCGCGCCCTTGTATGCTGAAAGGTTATCGTAGTCAATTGTGGCGCCCTCAGGCCTGGTCATCGAGTAGACCTTGTCCACGCCCGGGGTGTCAGCTATCAGGGCTGACAGCCTCTCCACCCTGTCCAGGGCTTCAGGCGAGTAGTTGCCGTCTACTTTTATCGGCTCGGGGAGCGTGGCTATGACCATGCCCTTTTCAAGCGCCCCGCTCCCGAAGTTTTCGTTCAACAGGTCATAGCCTATCTTGCTCTCGGCGCTCTCGGGCATCATCGAGACGAAGTCGTTGCCCAGCTCCAGGTGGCCATAGATGTAGACGGCAGGCACCGTCACGAGGAACGCTATGATTATTATGGCCTTGGCGTGTTTCAGCACGCGAGACGTTATGCCCCGCCATATCCCGGCGGTAATGCCAGGCCCTGCATTGTAAAGCTTCCTGGGCCAGAAGACGCGGTCTCCCGCCACGGTCAGGACGGCCGGCACGAG from Methanocella conradii HZ254 harbors:
- a CDS encoding damage-control phosphatase ARMT1 family protein, whose translation is MKSDPRCAPCLLNRVLYEARLSTKDEALIFKAVQGGLDYLSEHFREGVRATDVSTGIHRKVYGILGDDDPYREMKAQSNAIASKMMPSVRKAIAGAPERDRFRLAVLASIVGNNFDFGLQEHQVDIGGFEALFKEEMGRGLDVDDTDAIMGLAQNGKVTYLTDNCGEIYFDELVLEMLKDAGSHVTLVVRGGNIVTDATMEDVRRMGLDKKVDRVLTTGSNAIGVCLKELPPETLKAMKEADVIISKGMANYEALSDEGFGPIAYLLRAKCEPVARSIGAKKGWNVARLVR